From Pedococcus aerophilus, one genomic window encodes:
- a CDS encoding PP2C family protein-serine/threonine phosphatase, translating to MSTASVTVAGLTLRAGSATDVGRVRGHNEDNLLAEGAVFAVADGMGGHAAGEVASGIVVDTLRGLAERVVLVRDDVVTALADSNEQILRSVARHPEQTGMGTTAAGLAIVSAGGSSHWAVFNVGDSRVYRYVDGHLRMVTVDHSEVRELVDAGLITEAEAARHPLRNVVTRSLGSDSMPAVDLWVFPPQVGERFLICSDGLNGEIGDDQIAALLGRHEDPHEAAVALVDAAVAAGGRDNVTVVVVALDRREDDGDDDEVDTAPRSEVTRSSA from the coding sequence GTGAGCACGGCGTCCGTGACCGTCGCCGGGCTCACCCTGCGCGCCGGTTCGGCCACCGACGTCGGCCGGGTCCGCGGTCACAACGAGGACAACCTGCTCGCCGAGGGCGCCGTCTTCGCGGTGGCCGACGGGATGGGTGGGCACGCCGCGGGCGAGGTCGCCAGCGGCATCGTCGTCGACACCCTGCGCGGGCTCGCCGAGCGGGTCGTGCTCGTGCGCGACGACGTCGTGACCGCGCTCGCCGACTCCAACGAGCAGATCCTGCGCTCGGTCGCCCGCCACCCCGAGCAGACCGGCATGGGCACCACCGCCGCCGGGCTGGCCATCGTCTCCGCCGGAGGGTCCAGCCACTGGGCCGTCTTCAACGTCGGCGACTCCCGCGTCTACCGCTACGTCGACGGCCACCTGCGGATGGTGACGGTCGACCACTCCGAGGTCCGCGAGCTCGTCGACGCAGGCCTCATCACCGAGGCCGAGGCCGCGCGCCACCCGCTGCGCAACGTCGTCACCCGGTCGCTCGGCTCCGACTCCATGCCCGCGGTCGACCTCTGGGTCTTCCCGCCCCAGGTCGGCGAACGCTTCCTCATCTGCTCCGACGGCCTCAACGGCGAGATCGGCGACGACCAGATCGCGGCCCTGCTCGGTCGGCACGAGGACCCGCACGAGGCAGCGGTCGCCCTCGTGGACGCCGCCGTCGCCGCCGGTGGGCGCGACAACGTCACCGTGGTCGTCGTGGCCCTCGACCGGCGCGAGGACGACGGCGACGACGACGAGGTCGACACCGCTCCCCGCAGCGAGGTCACGAGGTCGTCGGCATGA